From Thermoflavifilum aggregans, a single genomic window includes:
- the ruvB gene encoding Holliday junction branch migration DNA helicase RuvB, protein MDEFPPGTDFRLLNTADREFENHVRPQAMDEFLGQPAIADNLRIFIQAAKMRGEALDHILFHGPPGLGKTTLSRIVAREMGVKIRETSGPVIEKPADLAGLLTSLEPGDILFIDEIHRLSNVVEEYLYSAMEDYRIDILIDSGPHARSIQLSLQPFTLIGATTRSGLLTAPLLSRFGMRFRLSYYTSDILQQIIIRSAKLLQVPITPEAAAELARRSRGTPRIANALLRRMRDFAQVIGNGCIDEAIVRKGLEALQVDEYGLDEMDNRILTTIIDKFKGGPVGINTIATAVGEEPGTIEEVYEPFLIQEGFIHRTPRGREATDKAYRHLGRKRRDDGKTLQLNIPLDDPD, encoded by the coding sequence ATGGATGAATTCCCGCCCGGAACTGATTTTCGTCTGCTTAACACGGCCGATCGTGAATTTGAAAATCACGTCAGGCCTCAGGCGATGGATGAATTTCTGGGTCAGCCTGCTATTGCAGATAACCTGCGTATTTTCATTCAGGCAGCCAAAATGCGAGGCGAAGCATTGGATCACATTTTGTTTCACGGTCCACCAGGCCTGGGTAAAACCACGCTTTCCCGCATCGTAGCCAGGGAGATGGGAGTGAAAATCCGGGAAACTTCAGGTCCGGTTATTGAAAAACCAGCCGATCTGGCCGGATTGCTTACTAGCCTGGAACCGGGCGATATCCTGTTTATTGATGAAATTCACCGGCTGAGCAATGTGGTGGAAGAATATTTGTATTCCGCCATGGAAGATTACCGGATTGATATCCTGATTGATTCTGGCCCGCATGCCCGATCCATCCAGCTCAGCTTGCAGCCTTTCACCCTGATCGGAGCCACTACCCGCTCCGGATTGCTCACCGCCCCCCTGTTATCTCGCTTTGGCATGCGTTTCAGGCTCTCCTACTACACATCAGATATTTTGCAACAGATTATCATCCGTTCTGCAAAACTTTTGCAGGTACCTATCACCCCCGAAGCTGCCGCGGAACTGGCCCGCCGCAGCCGAGGCACACCGCGTATTGCCAATGCCCTGCTGCGCCGGATGCGTGATTTCGCCCAGGTCATCGGCAACGGATGTATTGACGAAGCCATAGTACGCAAAGGCCTGGAAGCCCTGCAGGTGGATGAATACGGGCTCGATGAAATGGATAACCGCATCCTTACCACCATCATAGACAAGTTCAAAGGTGGTCCCGTAGGTATCAACACCATCGCTACCGCCGTTGGCGAGGAACCTGGCACAATTGAAGAAGTGTATGAACCCTTTTTGATCCAGGAAGGATTTATACATCGCACCCCTCGCGGACGTGAGGCAACCGATAAAGCTTACCGGCATCTGGGCAGAAAGCGAAGGGATGATGGAAAAACTCTCCAGCTCAATATTCCCCTCGACGATCCGGATTAA
- a CDS encoding response regulator transcription factor, whose product MEERKPKILLAEDDSNLGMLLKNYLELNDFQVELARDGILALAAFRREKFDLCLIDIMMPNMDGFTLAEEIRDVDPDIPLFFISAKNMKEDIIKGYKLGADDYITKPFDSEVLLMKIRAILKRNQELNNKESEPVEFDIGSFHFNARLRTLERGEQSHTLSPKENELLKMLCEHMNDLLPREIALKKIWGSDTYFNGRSMDVYIAKLRKYLREDPNVEIVNIHGNGFRLVVRTPKNVS is encoded by the coding sequence ATGGAAGAGCGTAAACCCAAAATCCTCCTGGCTGAGGATGATTCCAATCTGGGCATGCTGTTGAAGAATTATCTGGAATTAAATGATTTTCAGGTAGAGCTCGCACGGGATGGTATTCTGGCACTGGCGGCATTCAGGCGCGAAAAATTTGATCTGTGCCTGATTGACATTATGATGCCGAACATGGATGGATTTACCCTTGCCGAAGAAATCCGAGATGTGGATCCGGATATTCCGCTTTTTTTCATCTCGGCCAAAAACATGAAGGAAGATATCATCAAAGGCTATAAGCTGGGTGCCGATGATTACATCACCAAGCCTTTTGATAGTGAAGTTTTGTTGATGAAAATCCGCGCTATACTGAAGCGGAACCAGGAGCTGAACAACAAGGAGAGCGAGCCCGTTGAATTTGATATTGGCAGTTTTCATTTCAATGCCAGGCTGCGTACCCTGGAGCGTGGAGAACAATCACATACCCTTTCACCCAAGGAAAATGAGCTGCTGAAAATGTTGTGTGAGCACATGAATGATCTGTTGCCCAGGGAGATTGCGTTGAAAAAAATCTGGGGCAGCGATACCTATTTCAATGGGCGCAGCATGGATGTGTATATTGCCAAGCTCCGGAAATATCTGCGGGAAGATCCCAATGTGGAGATTGTGAATATCCACGGCAATGGCTTCAGGCTTGTGGTACGCACACCGAAAAATGTATCTTAA